The Pseudomonas entomophila genome segment TGGCTGCGCCGGGTCTGCGTCGCTGCCTTTGGTGCTGGCGCAGGCGCCCAGCAACACGGCCACGATCATCACAGGCAATTGCTTGACCATCAGGTCGCTCCCTTTGCCAGGCGCCGTCAAAATCAGGCCTTGGCCCGCTCTTCCAGGATTGCCACCGCTGGCAGGACCTTGCCCTCGACGAACTCGAGGAACGCGCCACCACCGGTAGAAATGTAGGAGATGTCGGCACCAACGCCATACTTGTCGATGGCCGCCAGGGTGTCACCGCCACCGGCGATGGAGAACGCGGCGCTGTCGGCGATGGCCTTGGCCAGCACCTTCGTGCCATTGCCGAACTGGTCGAACTCGAACACGCCGACCGGACCGTTCCACAGGATAGTCTTCGAGGTCTTCAGCAACTCGGCGAACTGCTCGGCGGTCTTTGGACCGATGTCCAGGATCATATCGTCGCCAGCCACGTCGGCGATGGCCTTCACAGTAGCTTCGGCGTCTTCGGCGAATGCCTTGGCAACCACCACGTCCACCGGCAGCGGCACGCTGACCTTGGCGGCGATGGCCTTGGCGGTCTCGACCAGGTCAGGCTCGTACAGCGACTTGCCGACCGGGTGACCGGCGGCGGCGAGGAAGGTGTTGGCGATGCCGCCACCGACGATCAGTTGATCGCACACGGTGCTCAGGCTGTTCAGCACGTCCAGCTTGGTGGAAACCTTGGAGCCGGCGACGATGGCGGCCATCGGCTTGGCCGGGGCTTTCAGGGCCTTGCCCAGAGCGTCCAGCTCGGCGGCCAGCAGCGGGCCAGCAGCCGCGACCTTGGCGAACTTGGCAACACCGTGGGTGGAACCCTCGGCGCGGTGGGCAGTGCCGAAGGCGTCCATGACGAACACGTCGCACAGGGCGGCGTACTTCTGCGCCAGCTCGTCGGCGTTCTTCTTCTCGCCCTTGTTGAAGCGCACGTTCTCGAACAGCACCAGGTCACCCGTTTTTACTTCGACGCCGTCGAGGTAGTTGGCGACCAGCGGTACTTCGCGGCCCAGGGCCTTGCTCAGGTAGTCGGCGACCGGCTTCAGGCTGTTCTCTTCGGAGAACTCACCTTCGGTCGGGCGGCCCAAGTGCGAGCAGACCATCACCGCCGCGCCCTTTTCCAGGGCCAGCTTGATGGTCGGCAGCGCTGCCAGGATACGCGCGTCGCTGGTTACCACACCGTCCTTCACAGGCACGTTGAGGTCTTCGCGGATCAGTACGCGCTTACCTTGCAGGTCGAGGTCGGTCATCTTCAACACGGTCATGAATGCAGTCCTTCAGGGCTGTTTGCAGCGGGTTGGGTGAACGACGTGCAGAAAGTGTTCGGCAACGTCGAGCATACGGTTGGCGAACCCCCATTCGTTGTCGAACCAGGCCAGCAGGTTCACCAGGCGAGGGCCGGAGACGCGGGTCTGGCTGGCATCGACGATGGCCGAATGCGGGTCATGGTTGAAATCACAGCTGGCATGGGGCAGCTCGGTGTAAGCCAACAGGCCTTTCAGCGGGCCATCCAGGGCGGCCTCGCGCAGCACCCGGTTGACTTCCTCGGCGCTGGTATCGCGGGAGGTCTGCAGGGTGATGTCCAGGCACGACACGTTGACGGTGGGTACACGTACCGCTTTGGCCTGGATTCGCCCGGCAAGTTCCGGCAGCAGGCGCTCGATGCCGCGCGCCAGCCCCGTGGACACCGGGATCACCGACTGGAACGCCGAACGGGTGCGGCGCAGGTCCTCGTGGTGATAGGCGTCGATCACCGGCTGGTCGTTCATTGCCGAGTGGATGGTGGTGATCTGCACGTACTCGATGCCAAAGGCCTGGTCCAGCACACGCAGCAGCGGCACACCGCAGTTGGTGGTGCAGGAGGCGTTCGACACCAGCAGCTCGCCGCCGGTCAGGCAATCCTGGTTCACGCCGTAGACCACCGTGGCATCGACGTCCGCCTCGCTGGCCATGGGCTGGGAGAACAGCACCCGGGGGGCGCCGGCGTCGATGAAACGCTGGCCGTCGACTCGGGTGTTGTAGGCACCGGAGCACTCCAGCACCAGGTCGATGCCCAGGCCTGCCCAGTCGATACCTTCGGGGGTGGCGCTACGCAGCACTTTCACGCAATCGCCATTGATATGCAGACAGTCGCCGTCGACCTTCACCTCGCCGGGGAAACGCCCGTGGGTGGAGTCGAAGCGGGTCAGGTATTCAAGGCTGGCCTGGTCGGCCAGGTCGTTCAGCGCGACGATCTCGAAGCCGGCCCGCGCCCCCCGCTCAAACAGCGCGCGCAGGACACAGCGGCCGATGCGGCCGTAACCGTTGAGTGCAACTTTGTAGGGACGCGGGTGGGGCATTCGATACTCACGGGACAAGTGCGTTGAACGACCATCGCGGGGCAAGCCCGCTCCCACAGGGGACTGCAAAGACCCTGTGGGAGCGGGCTTGCCCCGCGATCAGACGGGAGGCACGGGGCCTCCCAGGTGCATCAGTCTTCCAGCAGCTCTTCGGCGGTACCCAGGATGTTGTCCAGGGTGAAGCCGAATTCCTCGAACAGCGCGCTGGCCGGCGCCGACTCACCGTAGGTGGTCATGCCGATCACACGACCTTCGAGGCCGACGTACTTGTACCAGAAGTCGGCGTGGGCAGCTTCAATGGCGATGCGCGCACTCACCTCCAGCGGCAGCACGGACTGCTTGTACGCGGCGTCCTGAGCGTCGAACACGCTGGTGCTCGGCATCGACACGACGCGAACCTTGCGGCCCTGCTCGGTCAGCTTGTCGAACGCCTGGACCGCCAGGCCCACTTCGGAACCGGTGGCGATCAGGATCAGCTCAGGCTCGCCGGCGCAGTCCTTGAGGACGTAACCGCCACGGGCGATATCGGCGATCTGCTGGGCATTGCGATCCTGATGCTGCAGGTTCTGGCGCGAGAAGATCAGCGCCGAAGGGCCGTCCTTGCGCTCAAGGGCGGCTTTCCACGATACGGCGGACTCGACTGCGTCGGCCGGGCGCCAGGTGTCCAGGTTAGGTGTGCTGCGCAGGCTGGTCAGCTGCTCGATCGGCTGGTGGGTCGGGCCGTCTTCGCCCAGGCCAATGGAGTCGTGGGTGTAGACATGGATCACACGTTGCTTCATCAGTGCGGACATGCGCACCGCGTTGCGGGCGTATTCCATGAACATCAGGAAGGTCGCGCCGTAAGGCACCAAGCCACCGTGCAGGGCGACGCCGTTCATGATCGCGGTCATGCCGAACTCGCGCACGCCGTAGTACATGTAGTTGCCGTTGGCATCTTCATGGCTGACGCCCTTGCAACCTTTCCACAGGGTCAGGTTGGAACCGGCCAGGTCGGCCGAGCCGCCCAGCAGCTCCGGCAGCAACGGGCCGAAGGCGTTCAGGGTGTTCTGGCTGGCCTTGCGGCTGGCGATGGTTTCGCCTTTGGCAGCGACTTCAGCGATGTAGGCCGCGGCCTTTTCAGCGAAGTCGGCCGGCAGCTCGCCGCTCAGGCGGCGCTTGAGCTCGCCTGCCAGCTCAGGGAAGGCAGCGGCGTAGGCATCGAAACGCTTGTTCCACTCTGCTTCGACCTGGGCGCCAGCTTGCTTGGCATCCCACTCGGCATAGATGTCGGCAGGCACTTCGAACGGCCCGTGGTTCCAGTTCAGCTCTTTGCGGGCCAAGGCGATTTCGTCGTTGCCCAGCGGCGCACCGTGGCAGTCTTCCTTGCCCTGCTTGTTCGGCGAGCCGAAACCGATGATGGTCTTGCAGCAGATCAGGGTCGGACGGTCGCTCTTGCGCGCGGTCTCGATGGCGGTGCGGATCTCGTCGGCGTCGTGACCGTTGACGTTACGGATCACCAGCCAGTTGTACGACTCGAAGCGCTTCGGCGTGTCGTCGGTGAACCAGCCTTCCACTTCACCGTCGATGGAAATGCCGTTGTCGTCATAGAAGGCGACCAGCTTGTTCAGGCCCAGGGTGCCGGCCAGCGAAGCGACTTCATGGGAGATGCCTTCCATCATGCAGCCGTCGCCGAGGAACACGTAGGTGTTGTGGTCGACGATTTTATGGCCTTCACGGTTGAACTGGGCGCCCAGCACCTTTTCCGCCAGGGCGAAGCCCACGGCGTTGGCCAGACCCTGGCCCAGCGGGCCGGTGGTGGTCTCCACGCCTGGGGTGTAGCCGAACTCCGGGTGGCCCGGGGTGCGGCTGTGCAGCTGACGGAACGATTTGAGGTCATCGATGGTGACGTCGTAGCCGGTCAGGTGCAGCAGCGAATAGATCAGCATCGAGCCGTGGCCGTTGGACAGCACGAAGCGGTCGCGGTCGGCGAAGCTGGGGTTGCTCGGGTTGTGCTTCAGGTAATCGCGCCAAAGCACTTCGGCGATATCCGCCATACCCATGGGGGCACCTGGGTGGCCGCTGTTGGCCTTTTGCACGGCATCCATGCTGAGGGCACGAATGGCGTTGGCACGTTCACGACGGCTGGGCATCGCTGAGTCTCCTGGGGCTTGAATAAGTAGTGAAACGAAAAAAGGCGGCCATTTTCGCCCACTGCGGGGGCCGGGGGCAATGACGGATGGTCGCAGTCGGGCTTTTTTCCTGTGTTTGTTCGGCAATTTGGGGGAAAACAGCGGGATTGCCTGCGAGGGCGCCTCGCATGCACGCGCCCATCCTCCGCCCATCGACCAATATCAAAACTTTTTGATATTGGTCTTGCTAGGGTAACGATGCGTGTCTAGACTCCCGCCCCATGAACGTCAATGCCCCCATCACGCCTCAACGTAACGACGCGCTGGCCGCCCTGTGCAAGGCCAGCGGCGATCCGTTGCGCCTGAACGTGCTGCGTGCGCTGGCCAACGACTCGTTCGGCGTGCTGGAACTGGCGCAGATCTTCGACATCGGCCAGTCAGGCATGAGCCACCACCTGAAAGTGCTGGCCCAGGCCGACCTGGTCGCGACACGCCGCGAAGGCAACGCGATCTTCTACCGCCGCGCCCTGCCCGACAGCCAGCGCCTGGGCGGCCGCCTGCACACGGCACTGCTCGAAGAGGTGGACGACCTTGCGCTGGCCCAGGATGTGCAAGCGCGCATCGCCCAGGTCCAGCAACGCCGCGCGGCCACCAGCCAGGACTTCTTCCTGCGCGTGGAAGAAAAGTTCCGCGCCCAGCAAGACCTGATCGCCGGCTTGCCGCAGTACCGCGAGAGCCTGCTGGCGCTGCTCGACAACCTGAGCTTCGAGGCCGGCGCCAGCGCCCTGGAGGTCGGCCCCGGCGACGGCGGTTTCCTGCCCGATCTGGCGCGGCGCTTCGCCCAGGTCACGGCCATGGACAACAGCCCGACCATGCTCGAGCTGGCCCGCCAGGTCTGCGAGCGCAACGAATTGAGTAACGTAAACCTGCAGTTGGCCGATGCACTGGGTGCAACGGATGTGGAAGCCGACTGCGTTGTGCTGAACATGGTGCTGCACCATTTCAGCGATCCGGCCCTGGCCTTGCGCCTGCTGGCCAAACGGGTGAAGGCGGGCGGCAGCCTGCTGGTCACCGAGCTGTGCAGCCATGACCAGGGGTGGGCGCGCGAAGCCTGCGGCGACCTGTGGCTTGGCTTCGAACAGGACGACCTGGCCCGTTGGGCCGACGCTGCCGGGCTGACCCCCGGGGACAGCCTCTATGTGGGCTTGCGTAACGGTTTCCAGATCCAGGTCCGGCACTTTCAGCGGGCCGCTGGCGACACACAACATCGGTAAATTTCAGGAACCCATCGAGATGAGCGAATACTCCCTTTTCACCTCCGAGTCCGTGTCCGAAGGGCATCCGGACAAGATCGCCGACCAGATCTCCGACGCGGTCCTGGACGCGATCATCGCCCAGGATAAATACGCCCGCGTAGCCTGCGAGACCCTGGTCAAGACCGGTGTCGCCATCATCGCCGGCGAAGTCACCACCTCGGCCTGGGTCGACCTGGAAGAGCTGGTGCGCAAAGTGATCATCGACATCGGCTATAACAGCTCCGACGTCGGCTTCGACGGCGCCACCTGCGCCGTGATGAACATCATCGGCAAGCAGTCGGTGGACATCGCCCAGGGCGTCGACCGCTCCAAGCCTGAAGACCAGGGTGCCGGCGACCAGGGCCTGATGTTCGGTTACGCCAGCAACGAGACCGACGTGCTGATGCCGGCGCCGATCTGCTTCTCGCACCGCCTGGTCGAGCGCCAGGCCGAAGCGCGCAAGTCGAAGCTGCTGCCTTGGCTGCGCCCGGACGCCAAGTCCCAGGTCACCTGCCGCTACGAGAACGGCAAGGTGGTGGGTATCGACGCGGTGGTCCTGTCCACCCAGCACAACCCTGAAGTGTCGCAGAAAGACCTGCAGGAAGCGGTGATGGAGCTGATCGTCAAGCACACCCTGCCAGCCGAGCTGCTGCACAAGGGCACCCAGTACCACATCAACCCGACCGGCAATTTCATCATCGGTGGCCCGGTGGGCGACTGCGGCCTGACCGGGCGCAAGATCATCGTCGACAGCTACGGCGGCATGGCCCGTCACGGTGGTGGCGCGTTCTCCGGCAAGGACCCGTCCAAGGTTGACCGTTCCGCCGCCTACGCCGGTCGCTACGTGGCCAAGAACATCGTCGCCGCCGGCCTGGCCGAGCGCTGCGAGATCCAGGTGTCTTACGCCATCGGCGTGGCCCAGCCGACCTCCATCTCGATCAACACCTTCGGCACTGGCAAAGTGTCCGACGACAAGATCGTCCAGCTGGTGCGCGAGTGCTTCGACCTGCGTCCGTACGCCATCACCAAGATGCTCGACCTGCTGCACCCGATGTACCAGGAAACCGCCGCCTACGGCCACTTCGGCCGTACCCCGCAGCAGAAGACCGTCGGCGACGACACCTTCACCACCTTCACCTGGGAGCGCACTGACCGTGCCCAGGCGCTGCGTGACGCTGCCGGCCTGTAAGCTTCCTACAGCGGTAAACGAAAGCCCCTGCCGAGCAATCGGCGGGGGCTTTTTCGTGACATATCGGCTGACATTTCACCAACGCTGAATCCTCCACGCCTGCCTAGGCTGAGCACTCCAAAGCGCCAAGCAAAGGAGGCTGGCCATGCCACTGCTTCTGCTCATCCCATTGCTGTTTCTCCCCATCCTCGCCCAGGCCGACCATGGGCCGTGCCCTGACTGGCCAGCATCGCGCGTCCAGACCGAAGTCGGTCAACTGCTCAAGACACTCGCCCACTGGGATGATCACTATCATCGCCAAGGTGTCGCGCTGGTAGCGGACGAACTCTACGACCAGAGCCGCCAGCACCTTCGGCACCTGCAAGGCTGTTTCGACCTTGCGAGCAACGACGCCCCCCTGGCCAGCGCGCGTGGCCAGGTCCCTCATCCGGTGCCACACACCGGCGTCGACAAGCTGCACGACGAGGCTGCGGTCCGGCGCTGGCTTGAAGGCCGGCAAGGCATGTGGATACAGCCCAAGGTCGATGGCGTAGCCGTGTCGCTGGTGTACCGAAAAGGCCAGCTGACCCAGCTGCTCAGCCGGGGTGATGGCGTGCTGGGGCATGATTGGAGCCGACACATTCCCCGGCTGGGTCGCATCGTACGGCATCTGCCGCAACCGCTGGACACCGCTTTTCAGGGCGAGCTCTACTGGCGCCTCGCCGACCACGTGCAAGCCGAGGCGGGCAGCGCCAACGCACGAGGCATCGTCGCCGGATTGCTGGCGCGCAAGCAACTGAGCGACGAGCAAGGCGCGAGCATCGGCCTGTTTGTCTGGGACTGGCCCATGGGGCCGGACACCCACGCCGAACGCATGGCACGCCTGGCCGACCTGGGGTTTGCCGACAGCCAGCGTTTCAGTGTCGCCATCGAGGGTTTCGATGCTGCGCAGCGCTGGCGTCAGCACTGGTACCGGACTGCCCTGCCCTTCGCCACTGACGGCGTGATCTTGCGCCAGGATGCCCGACCACCGGCACAGCGCTGGCGAGCCCAGGCCCCTTACTGGATCGCCGCCTGGAAGTATCCCTTCAGCCAAGCCCTGGCGCAGGTCCGCAACATTGACTTTCGCATCGGCAGGACTGGGCGAATCACACCGCTTTTGCAACTGGAACCCATCCAGCTGGATGACCGGCGGATCAGCCAGGTCAGCCTCGGCTCCCTGGCCCGCTGGACGCGACTGGATATCCGACCGGGTGACCAGGTCGCGGTCAGCCTGGCGGGCCTGACCATCCCCCGAGTGGACAGCGTGGTACATCGCAGCCCGCTGCGCGTGGCGGTGGTCGCGCCGGATCCTGCGGACCATCACTTACTGAGCTGCTGGCAGGCCAGCGCTGCCTGCCAGGAGCAGTTTCTCGCCCGCCTGGCCTGGCTGGGCGGCAACAAGGGGCTGGACATGGCCGGGGTCGGCACTGGCGTCTGGCGCCAACTGGTCGAAAGCGGAAAGGTCACTACCTTGAGCGATTGGCTGGCGCTGACCCGTGAGGACCTGCTGGAAGTGCCGGGTATCGCCCAGACACGAGCCGAGCGATTGCTACAGGCGTTCTCCCTCGGGCGCCGGCAACCTTTCGAGCGTTGGCTGCGGGGCCTTGGCCTGCCAGCCCCAAGCGGTTTCTCGCCGGGCACCGACTGGTCCGCCCTGGCCTCCAGAAACATCGAGCAATGGCTTGCTGAACCGGGTGTCGGTGCCGGTCGCGCCGCGCAATTGCAGGCATTCTTCGCCCATGAGCAGGTGCAGGCCTTGGCCCAACGCCTGCATGCCCATGAAATCGAGGGTTTCTAATTTCCTCGGATCAGGGCAGCATTTCGCTTTCCGTTGCCCAGCCTTCGAATGGAGTCCCTGATGAAACTGCTCTCGCCCATCGCACTGTCCGCCTTGCTCGGCCTGACTGCCCAGACCGCGCTGGCCGCCGAGGAGCAACCCGCGCTGACCGGCTGCGCGGCCAAGCGCCAGGCCATCAGCGAGCAGATCGAACAGGCCCGCGCCCATGGCAACAGCGACCAGCAGGCCGGTCTCGAGAAAGCCCTCGCCGAAGTCACCGAGCACTGCACCGACGCGGGCTTGCGCAAAGAACGTGAACAGAAAGTGCTCGATGCCCGCCACGAAGTGAACCAGCGCACCAAGGACCTGGACAAGGCCATGAAGAAAGGCGATGCGGAGAAGATCAACAAGCGCAAGGACAAGCTCGCCGAAGCGAAGAAAGAACTGCAGGAAGCCGTGGACGAGCTCGAACGCTAACCCTCGCACGATCGCTGTAGGAGCGGCTTCAGCCGCGATCACCCGCGAAGCGGGTGCCCAGGCACCGCGATGCCTGCATCGCGGCTAAAGCCGCTCCTACAGAGGCCCCCAGGACAGGGCAACCCTTCTAAACATCAATGATTGCGAAACTCGCTATGACAGGCCTTGCATGCCGCCTCGACCTTGTCCATCGGCGCCTTCATCTGCGCAACGTCCAGCGGCTGGGTACGGGTCACCTCGACCAACTCGCCGGTAACACCCTCCAACTGACGGGCCAGATCCTGGAACCTGGCCTGACGCTCCCAGACCTCCGGCCGCGCGCTGCTGTCGCCCTCGTCACGCACTTGCGGGAAATGCTGCCAGGGCTGATGGGCCAGGTCATCGAGCTTCGCTGCCCCGTCGGCGAACTTCGCGCCATCGAACGGCAAGCGGCCACGCAGCATGCCGCCCATGTCTTCACTGGTTTTGAGCATCGCCTTGAAAATGGC includes the following:
- a CDS encoding ArsR/SmtB family transcription factor — protein: MNVNAPITPQRNDALAALCKASGDPLRLNVLRALANDSFGVLELAQIFDIGQSGMSHHLKVLAQADLVATRREGNAIFYRRALPDSQRLGGRLHTALLEEVDDLALAQDVQARIAQVQQRRAATSQDFFLRVEEKFRAQQDLIAGLPQYRESLLALLDNLSFEAGASALEVGPGDGGFLPDLARRFAQVTAMDNSPTMLELARQVCERNELSNVNLQLADALGATDVEADCVVLNMVLHHFSDPALALRLLAKRVKAGGSLLVTELCSHDQGWAREACGDLWLGFEQDDLARWADAAGLTPGDSLYVGLRNGFQIQVRHFQRAAGDTQHR
- a CDS encoding c-type cytochrome, with product MFKRLTVVLLAALALSACDRVDPNSPLGQRKAIFKAMLKTSEDMGGMLRGRLPFDGAKFADGAAKLDDLAHQPWQHFPQVRDEGDSSARPEVWERQARFQDLARQLEGVTGELVEVTRTQPLDVAQMKAPMDKVEAACKACHSEFRNH
- a CDS encoding phosphoglycerate kinase; its protein translation is MTVLKMTDLDLQGKRVLIREDLNVPVKDGVVTSDARILAALPTIKLALEKGAAVMVCSHLGRPTEGEFSEENSLKPVADYLSKALGREVPLVANYLDGVEVKTGDLVLFENVRFNKGEKKNADELAQKYAALCDVFVMDAFGTAHRAEGSTHGVAKFAKVAAAGPLLAAELDALGKALKAPAKPMAAIVAGSKVSTKLDVLNSLSTVCDQLIVGGGIANTFLAAAGHPVGKSLYEPDLVETAKAIAAKVSVPLPVDVVVAKAFAEDAEATVKAIADVAGDDMILDIGPKTAEQFAELLKTSKTILWNGPVGVFEFDQFGNGTKVLAKAIADSAAFSIAGGGDTLAAIDKYGVGADISYISTGGGAFLEFVEGKVLPAVAILEERAKA
- a CDS encoding DUF1090 domain-containing protein, which produces MKLLSPIALSALLGLTAQTALAAEEQPALTGCAAKRQAISEQIEQARAHGNSDQQAGLEKALAEVTEHCTDAGLRKEREQKVLDARHEVNQRTKDLDKAMKKGDAEKINKRKDKLAEAKKELQEAVDELER
- the metK gene encoding methionine adenosyltransferase, encoding MSEYSLFTSESVSEGHPDKIADQISDAVLDAIIAQDKYARVACETLVKTGVAIIAGEVTTSAWVDLEELVRKVIIDIGYNSSDVGFDGATCAVMNIIGKQSVDIAQGVDRSKPEDQGAGDQGLMFGYASNETDVLMPAPICFSHRLVERQAEARKSKLLPWLRPDAKSQVTCRYENGKVVGIDAVVLSTQHNPEVSQKDLQEAVMELIVKHTLPAELLHKGTQYHINPTGNFIIGGPVGDCGLTGRKIIVDSYGGMARHGGGAFSGKDPSKVDRSAAYAGRYVAKNIVAAGLAERCEIQVSYAIGVAQPTSISINTFGTGKVSDDKIVQLVRECFDLRPYAITKMLDLLHPMYQETAAYGHFGRTPQQKTVGDDTFTTFTWERTDRAQALRDAAGL
- the tkt gene encoding transketolase, which codes for MPSRRERANAIRALSMDAVQKANSGHPGAPMGMADIAEVLWRDYLKHNPSNPSFADRDRFVLSNGHGSMLIYSLLHLTGYDVTIDDLKSFRQLHSRTPGHPEFGYTPGVETTTGPLGQGLANAVGFALAEKVLGAQFNREGHKIVDHNTYVFLGDGCMMEGISHEVASLAGTLGLNKLVAFYDDNGISIDGEVEGWFTDDTPKRFESYNWLVIRNVNGHDADEIRTAIETARKSDRPTLICCKTIIGFGSPNKQGKEDCHGAPLGNDEIALARKELNWNHGPFEVPADIYAEWDAKQAGAQVEAEWNKRFDAYAAAFPELAGELKRRLSGELPADFAEKAAAYIAEVAAKGETIASRKASQNTLNAFGPLLPELLGGSADLAGSNLTLWKGCKGVSHEDANGNYMYYGVREFGMTAIMNGVALHGGLVPYGATFLMFMEYARNAVRMSALMKQRVIHVYTHDSIGLGEDGPTHQPIEQLTSLRSTPNLDTWRPADAVESAVSWKAALERKDGPSALIFSRQNLQHQDRNAQQIADIARGGYVLKDCAGEPELILIATGSEVGLAVQAFDKLTEQGRKVRVVSMPSTSVFDAQDAAYKQSVLPLEVSARIAIEAAHADFWYKYVGLEGRVIGMTTYGESAPASALFEEFGFTLDNILGTAEELLED
- the epd gene encoding erythrose-4-phosphate dehydrogenase, producing MPHPRPYKVALNGYGRIGRCVLRALFERGARAGFEIVALNDLADQASLEYLTRFDSTHGRFPGEVKVDGDCLHINGDCVKVLRSATPEGIDWAGLGIDLVLECSGAYNTRVDGQRFIDAGAPRVLFSQPMASEADVDATVVYGVNQDCLTGGELLVSNASCTTNCGVPLLRVLDQAFGIEYVQITTIHSAMNDQPVIDAYHHEDLRRTRSAFQSVIPVSTGLARGIERLLPELAGRIQAKAVRVPTVNVSCLDITLQTSRDTSAEEVNRVLREAALDGPLKGLLAYTELPHASCDFNHDPHSAIVDASQTRVSGPRLVNLLAWFDNEWGFANRMLDVAEHFLHVVHPTRCKQP
- the ligB gene encoding NAD-dependent DNA ligase LigB, which gives rise to MPLLLLIPLLFLPILAQADHGPCPDWPASRVQTEVGQLLKTLAHWDDHYHRQGVALVADELYDQSRQHLRHLQGCFDLASNDAPLASARGQVPHPVPHTGVDKLHDEAAVRRWLEGRQGMWIQPKVDGVAVSLVYRKGQLTQLLSRGDGVLGHDWSRHIPRLGRIVRHLPQPLDTAFQGELYWRLADHVQAEAGSANARGIVAGLLARKQLSDEQGASIGLFVWDWPMGPDTHAERMARLADLGFADSQRFSVAIEGFDAAQRWRQHWYRTALPFATDGVILRQDARPPAQRWRAQAPYWIAAWKYPFSQALAQVRNIDFRIGRTGRITPLLQLEPIQLDDRRISQVSLGSLARWTRLDIRPGDQVAVSLAGLTIPRVDSVVHRSPLRVAVVAPDPADHHLLSCWQASAACQEQFLARLAWLGGNKGLDMAGVGTGVWRQLVESGKVTTLSDWLALTREDLLEVPGIAQTRAERLLQAFSLGRRQPFERWLRGLGLPAPSGFSPGTDWSALASRNIEQWLAEPGVGAGRAAQLQAFFAHEQVQALAQRLHAHEIEGF